The genomic region GGAGATGTTTACATGAGATGAGCCCTCGAACGTTCTCCGCTCACAAATGGATGATGATGAAATTGTTTGTGCGTGTTGCCTGGCAACCAGAAATGACCACATGTTGGCGTTTCGTTTGCACTCAGAAAAGAACGTTTGGGGTTGACAGGTTCAGATTTCACACTGAAACATGGTACAAATACGTCTCCAGTTCCGgggcgcgtgcgcacacacatgcacacgcacacagagcgcTCAGGAGCAGCGCCACGAGGAGGTAGAGGTGAGACAGGGGCATCCGatttttcgaaaaaaaaaaaaaaactttctctaCTCAGGAGCTCATTAAAATTCCACATCAGGGACAcacttaaaaaacacacaaacacacacacagacacacattcggaaccgcttgtcccatatggggtcgcagggagccatcaacccggcaacacagggcgcaaggctggagggggaggggacgcacccaggacgggacaccagtccgtcgcaaggcaccccaagcgggactcgaaccccagacccaccggagagcaggacctggtccaacccactgccgcCATGCCCCCCTACATGACCAAAGTAATACCTGCATAATTTATATTTGCAACAAAAGTTATTATTTATAGCTcatcttaaaattatattttcattcattatcaataagcaCTTTATGATCGCCAGAGTCTACCCTGTCGGTACAGGGTGCGAAGCAGGGTACAGCAGCGTTTCTAACACATATTCAtcctgttgttgtacccttgatcaaggtatttatcctgaattgatagagtaaaaattaccctgctgtttacatGGAGAAATCACTGAatccttgaagaaaagcatcggctgaaTGAATCACTAGTTGTACTAGTACTGAATGTACTGTTCCATGTGTGGTGTTATATTTACCTGAATCGAGGgatgtgattggttgagactgtcagtgtgacagAAAGTGGGAAGTGTGTACGATAATACcccagttctcacacacacacgcaaaacaTGCTTCATAACCAGTGTTTTATGTGATCTTGTCCTTTccaggggtggggggcacagcaCTTCTACACAAAAACAGCTGTATCGTCTTACCGTATACAGTAGCTGGGTGTGTTATGGGAGAAGCACAGTGTCTGTGAATGAAGTACCtgctgtggaagtaaaatgaccctgtAACAGggtaaaaatgctgttgtagtGAATAATAAGCCGTTTTATGAAAGGGTTCAATATTTTCAAAGCCCTTTTAACAGTTTTCTGTCGTACAGGAAGAACAGTAGATAAGGTCATTACAGGCCATGATCTtatgaccgtgtgtgtgtgtataaagtgcAAAGGTTTGATGTTCTCTTGCTGATCCTGGATGTAAAAACACTGATGTTCTGGACGATGCTGAACCCTTCATCTTAACTCCCAAGCTGAAGTTGCACAACAAAGCACTTGCCCCCTtttgtaaccatggcaaccgcCGGGTTGAGAACTGGTGCGCAGCATCCCCCCCATCTCAGAGGGTCCATGTGAATGTTGTAGGAGCCGTTAGATGCAGTTAGACGCAGCTTCAGCACCCAACAAACAGACTCATTAAAGTCCCAAGGACACGGTTTATCTTAGACTTATTTATCTTGATTTGGATCTTGTGTGGTCCAGCTCCCCGGAGTCCAAGATCAAACCTGCGTAGGGTCTCAATTTTGGCaccaatgtgatggaatgaggtCCCTGAGTCCCTCCCACATCTCAcgttgaagaagggtctcgaacccatctccttgagagccacttctctcctgacagctccatccatgagtccagcaccatctgctgtgatcacctatgtatttgctgtttgaatgtcactcccacaggagctgctggagggatgtgaaccagcgacatgttggtgtcacacacacaagctgtgtgtccatagtcctgtgtgtgtgtgtgtgtgtgtgtgtgtgtgtgtctaaactCTTTTCCTGTTGctaatgcactttgtttactctgagatcAGAAAAATGAATCAGCGTATGTGGCTTAGATGGACATGTTAATATTGTTGTTTGTTTCACTGCTCAGCATCTCCATGAATCTGAGGCCCAGACAGGCGACGAGAggaattttaataacattttatgaCACCAGTATATGACAAGGATACAATGATTCTTTTCTCCCTTGTATTaatttcaaagacatgttttaagCATGTTTAGTAAAGTCAGTGACACTCACGTCAGGACCAGTCACTCACATGTGTGAAGCACTTGCCCAAgtgagggtcatggtggtccggagcctgttccagaaggacagggctcaaggctgagtAGGGAACAGCCTGTACAGGACAGCagcccatcacacacacacacacacacacacacagagagagaggacagtGAAGTGACAGGCTGTGCTGTTTAGATATCCTGCTGGAAAACACTGTTTTGCTGCTCTAGGTTTACTGCAGTAATAGGAAGTGAAGAAAGTATTTGGTCTCACTGTAGTGCTTTTATTCCATCTCCGAGAGAGGCTGGGAAATGCAGTTGGCCCTTCTGCTGCCTCCAGTAACAACCCCCCCGTCCCTAGTAATACCGTCCCATCCCGCTTGGGGCTGTGGCGCCACCACCGGCCCACCGCTGTTTTCTCTCGCCCCTTTGCCCGAGGCGACTCCACGGCACAAAGACCTCTTGACCCTCACCAGGAGCCAAAGCTTTGAGCCCCGTGGCGCCCAGgtctgctgccatggcaaccagagTGACCTGCTGGCGGTGCACACATGCCAGAGCCCCTGGGCAGCGCGGGCGTGCGCTGAGCGTTTGAACGACTCCTTTTGTTCTCCAGACATTGTGGAGGAGCAAGGAGATGGGGGACATTTcttactattaataataataataataataataataataataataatgtgggcCGTTACTTATCTCCAAGGTAAGTTACACTGAGCtccttacagtcatttacagtGCCGGGTggacacaggttcgatccctgctctgcTCGTGCGCAGTCTGCATGTTCTGTGTTTGCTGGCTtttccgctgggtgctctggtttcctcccacagcctcaAGACATGCGCTTGATGCAGCGGCCGCCCGAGTGAATTTCCGCACGGGGAGCAATAACGTAttgtcatttacccatttagaacgtgttactgtgattttactgtgccaccatgcgcTGGGTGCAGGCCTTCGATGAACAGGCTGCAGGTGTCACTGCGCAGCCGAAGGTTCTTGTGCGAAGGGCTTTAAACGACGCGTCGGCCCTACAGAGATCATGGCTCTTTATGAGCTCCCCGTCCTCGGTGACCCACCGCCCCGCTCTCCTCTCGGAGGCGCTGCGCCCCTGTGAAGGCATCTGGCACCGGCGAGGAGTTCGCCGATGCCATTGGCGCGGATCCCAGAGCTCAGCGTCCAGCTGCCGGAGCCGCGGCGGCGACGCTCGGGATGACCGGAACCTACTCCGCAGGCTGAACCGGTCCTGTGACGCGACGTTATTTATCGTCGAGACTAAAACGGGCAAACGGACACGAATGATCACGCTGGTGTATTTCACCACCTTTGTGGCCGTCACAGTTATTCACATTTAGTAAAACCACAGCGCCGCTTGTAGTAAATCGGGACGCAGGCAACGCGGACCGTCGTTTAACAGACACATTCAAAGAGGTGTTTAGCCAGCAGGTGGCTCACTGGTCAGAACGGGCACCTTCTACACGAAGGATAGGTTCtgatcccacatcctgctgcgGTGCCCAAGATCACGGTTCTAACCCTCAAGcgacagagtaaaaatgacccttctgtataaatgggtaaatcagtgtgaacaGCTCAGCgtgcaaacctcacactgcaagtcaccttggagaaaagagtcagagaaataataaataatgaccCCCCTGCCCAAAAACCACGACTGCTCTCCTTTAGCCACATGAAACATGCGGTGTGTAATAAagtatgtatataaaaattattcagcGCATATTTGGCGCTCTCGCTGCATTTTGCACACGTTTTATTCACGAATGCCGCGCCTTAGGCTCTGGCGGAAAAGGTGTGCGTGTGAAATCAACGAAACGAGTCCCGATGAAATCCTCCACACATCTCTTTAATGTACATCTACATCCAAAACTGCATATATTTCATCTGTAATTACAGTCTGTACATTGTAAAATCTGTCTTATAAAAATACGTCCCTGTAAAACATGCAGGTGTTCAGTGCTTCGCTGGGGGCAGTGTTACTGCGAGGGCCCAGGGGGTCTCGCCCCAACACCCTGCTCGCTACGGGAACCACAGGGGACACATCGCTCGCACGCAGCCTACGCTGCCCGGTCGCCGGAGGTTCGCGGGCacggtgtgtgcgtgcgtgagtgtgcgtgagtgtgcgtgagtgcgtgcgtgcgtgcgtgcgtgaccTCCAAGGAAACTGTTGGCGACTCGACGACAACAGAAGAAGAACAAATATTTGGGGCCTTCGAACACACAGGGGCTCTCAGGGGACTCGCTTCTCCGCAGGATCAGTTTCTCTGCaccacactgacacacaaacgCAGCCTAACACTCACTCGGTGGAACACTCAATGGAGTCCAGATGAGCTCCAAACAGGGGCTGCTGACCGAGAGGAACCTGCTACTCGTCACTGCGATTGGTCAGTTTTTTCAGCGCGGCTTGCTCTGATTGGTCGGTTTTATGGAAACGTGCTCTTATTGGTCAGTGTTGCAGAGTTGCTTGCTCTGATTAGTCAGGGTTGCTAAATAACTCCATGTGAAAGGTCAGAGTTATAATGTAGCTCGCTATGACCGGCCAGTGTTACACATTAACTTGCTCTGATTGGCCAAGTGCCCCGAGGTCATTTATTCTGATTGGACGGTGTTGCTCCGATCGGCGAAGGTTGCCGAACGACTCGGTCTATGAAAGGGGAGAGTTACCCGTAACTTCTACACGTTCATGTGCAGTTCGTTGTATTCGTCCCGACCGCCTTCATCAAAGTTGGGCGACTCTTCATCGGAGTCCAGCTGGGGATGAAAAATCATTACTTTACTCCAAGATGTACCTTCTCGTTGCATCGCATCAGTGTAAAAGGGTGTACGGTGAGGTCTCCACGTTTTCTTTGTGCTTCATCACTGAAACTTAATATGAGAAATGAGATGCAAAGCATCAGAGGGAAGCAGCGTTTCCACGGTTTCCACGACCGCACCCACCGCTTTCAGCTCTCTCTCTTCAAAAATCCGCGTGAGGACCAAGCGACGCAGGGGTACGGTCATGATCAGTACGAACGGGAAAGCCAGGGAGGCCACGGTTGACTTGACCACCCAGAGCAGTGCGATGCACAACAGCTGGATGACCGTGAACATGTTCATGCGCCACGTCTTCACCTGAGGACCACAGCACACATTGACACAGACATAGCGACACCAGCAGCGACACACGGTTCATTGCGCCGCGCAGCTTCTATGAGAAAGTGCACCGGGCGCCACCTAGTGGCCACGGCTGTGTACAGCAGTGTGCAAGGCGATCCCGTTTCTTAACTTGGAGCCCAGTGGACAGGGTGCACGTTGCTAGAAACGCTCTACGCACCTCCTGTACCGCGGTAAAAGTTCACCAGTATGAAAGAGCCTTTCAGGCTCCCGCACCTTGGTCACGTAGATGTGGTCTGGGTGGTGCTTGGCGGGCGTCACCATCAGCATGATGCGCTCATACAGCTGGATGCCGGTGAGAGAGGTGACGCCCATGTACAGGAAGATCCCGAAGAGCACAGCCAGCGGAATGTGCCGGAGCACGTCCTTCATCACGATGGACATCCCTGCAACACGGCAGACAGGAGCAAAGGTCATCCGAGGTCACCGGAGGCTTCGAAGGCACCTTCGTGCAACCGTTCACGGAGGCGTGTCACTTGGAGAGGGGCTACAGCAGAGGGGCGGAGCCTACCCACGAGCAGGGCGACCGCTGTGCCAGTGACCCTCTGCTCCTTGACCTCCTGGATCATGGGCTTCTCCCCGGGGGCGGTGGCCTTGTTCATGACGGTCAGCGCGTTGACGTGCGTCACAGAGCGCACGGTGGCGGCCGTCAGCCAGGGCAGGCCGAACAGGGGGCAGAGCGCCCCCAGAAGGACGATGAGCAGCAGGTCCAGGTGGAACCCGGAGCCCTTCACCAGGCGCCGCTCCTTCTTACTCACGATGAGCCTGCGAGGAGGAACGAGAAGATGGGAGACAACGGCCGAAGGAGGTGCAGGGAAGGGGGTGGGTTTTACTCTAATACAAAGGACGactttgtacacacacacacacacacacacacacacacacacgcactcacgaGGTGATCTGGGTCTCCATAAAGATGAGGATGAAGACCAGCAGGGCCGGCACAGCGGCAGCCACCATCATCCAAACAGGGAAAGGCTGCTTGTCACCGAAAGGGCTGATGAACCAGCCGCGCTTGTCGGGGGACGTCACCGAGAAACCGGACGGCACGTTCAGCTTCTGCGAGCACAGGAAGAGCACAGAGGCGCCGGGTCAATGCTGAGCGGGTGACCCGACGCACTGGCCCCACCCGGGGCCCGCTGCTGTGCGGCTCGCGGCGCGCGGCCACCTGGGTGTACGTTTCCGGGGTGAAGATGTCCACGAAGACGGAGACCAAGATGGAGATGGGGATCCCGAAGTCACCGATGATGCGTCTGGCCTgcagaggagagcagttaaACGACGGCCGGGACCTCGAAACGACGCGGACGTCGAGAGGATGGCAGATCCCACCTTCCCTCCCAGGAAGCGGCTGTTCCGGAATTTCCTCAGGAAGTAGGCCACGAAGAAGGTGCCCAGCATGAGCACCAGGGACAGGAGGGCTGTGTTGGGCTGCATGTGCAGGGGGCCCTCGGGATGGGCGTCCGCCTGCGAGAGGTTCGAGAAGGCCAGGGCGGACGGGGGGCCGGGAGGGGGGTACGCCCTCAGCAGCGGGTGCTCCTGGAACACCTGAGGTCACCAGGCGAAAGGGAACGATGACACCGACCGACGAAGTGCGCTCGTCGCCCGTTAACCGGTGCTCGCCGGGCCCCGAATAGCGACGGCAGAAGCCTAccttgatgatcttggagaagGTCTCGCAGATGAAGATGAGGGAGATGAGGAAGGCGAAGATCTCTTGCGTGAATGGAGAGATGTAACGAACCATGAAGCTGCCCTCCGCCGCCACGATCACCAGGACGATGACGATGAGCCAGAATCCGATCCAGATGCGGCCCGTCAGGTACTCGAAGCCCTGGGCCTGGCAGAACTGGAAGACGAGACGCGACATGGTGGGGCCGGGAGCCGGAGGCGAGGCGCTGAGGAGCGTCAGCGTCACATATGCCGAGGAACCTCGCAGCGGGTACACGGGCTCCTCGAAAATACACGAGCTTgaagaatttttgaagatacaaacactttacactttatttgcttttaattgcatttccttcactgATCTGTTTGCTCAAATTCCCACCCGCAGCGCGATGGTGAACACGAcctccgtgtgcgtgtgtgcgtgcgcgcgtgcgcgcgctccGACCTTGGCACGCTCAAACCTTATAGAACGCCTCCTCGAACAACAGCAGGGGCCCGGAGAAGCCAACGATGAGCAGAGGCTGTCCGGCCAGCAGGGTGAAGATGACCCCCAGGGTGGCCGTGGACACGATGAGCTCTGACACTCCCATCATGCCCTCCGTCTTCTCGCCTGCACCCCAGAGGGCGACGTGTGAGGATCGGTCGTTTTCCGATACGGAGAGGCGCCACCTTGGGCTCCTTTGACTtgctggccccgccccctcactCACCTAGTAACCCCCCGAAGGTGATGGTGGGCGACAGAGCGGCGAAGTAGATGAAGATGACGGCGGCGACGCACTGCGAGTCCATGGCGTCCCGGATGTCGCTGGCGTAACGGGGGTACCGCCGCCGGATGTCGTGGAGGAGGCCCCCGAACGGGAAGCCCGAGCGCTTCAGCGggtccacctcctgctcctcgtcctctTGCTCATCCGGGCTCGCCTCTGCAAGGAGACGGCACACGGTCACGGTCACCGCCACGCGTCCGGGGGCCTctgcggggggaggggaggggagggcgcTCACCCCGGGCCTCGGTGTCGGACCCCGCCGCGCTCATCACGCTCCTCCTCTCGCGCTCCTTCCTCTTGCGCAACATCTGCTTCTGGAAGGAGGCGACGCTCTTCAGCAGGTCTTTGCCCTCGACGTCCGACGGCGGCAGAACGATGCTGCAATCCAGGAACTCGTTGATGCCGTTCAGGAGGTCCTGGCGGTCGTCGGCGAAGTAGGCCACCTCGTGGAAGTTCTGCAGTCGTTTCGGAAAGAGCCGTTAGCCAGGAGGCGTTGACGTTAACGTTCGGGCCCTGttttctagaacattctgtCAGTCGCAGAGCCCACAGGCGAGGCTTGTGGGGGCGATATGGACAACGAGTCAAAGGAGCGACACCTTGTCACACATGAGGGTGGAGAAGGAGCGCCCGATCTCGTGGTAGTCCAGGTTGCACTGGGACGGGcccagcagcaggaagaggaagcgCACGGGTACGGGCACCTCCAGGACGGACTCGAGCAGCGCCGCCTCGCCCAGTCTCACGAAGGCCATGGCCGGCTGCTCCAGGCTCTCCATGCACCCTGAGCAAGAGGGGTCACAGGGGGTCGCAGGGTCACCCTCCCGCACCGACCACGCtctgcccctccggcctcgtTCTCGGCCACAGGAAGTACAGCCTGCCCTCACGTGACCGCACCTCGGGTGGCCGCTTAGCGGAGTGACCGGACAGTCCGCCGCAACAGAGCATTACTTTTCTAACACGCTTTCCCAGACttccaaaaaagtgaaaagtgttttgaaaaaatcaagttttttcACTGACATCATAAAAAGTGCTTTATTATAAATTCAGATTTGGTGAGGATGTCATAGACGCTGCGCCACCCTGCACCACGTTATCATTACCATTACCATGCGGTACAGTAGGGCATGTGAGCTGGTGGGCGGAGTAACCCAGGGCAGGAGGCGGGAGCTCTGgaggccacgccccctcccTAAGCGCATAATGTCGGCCGGCTGCTCGCAATCCAGACCCGTGAGGTGGGAATGAAGGAACGAAGGCAGCCGGCCGAGGATTTGGGAGCCGCGCTCTGGGGAAGAGCAGGCGGAGGGCGTGGACCGGAGAAGAAGTGTTTTCGCAGTTAAAGTCCTACTGTCTTTCGCCTTGGTCGTGCCCTGCAGTCGCCTCTGGGCCGCAAGCAGCCACCCACACAAATGACCGTTCGGGgtcttattttgtcatattctgcggtttgctgaaataaaacatgaacacGACTACTATCGTGTCAAAGTGATTTGAAAGCAATCGGGCGTACGAAACATCGCACCGAGCGGTCAGTTGCATGACCGCAGCCCCCTGCCCCGTTAGCGCGGTCATGCGAGGATGAGCTGTACCTCCCCGGAGCAGCGGTGCACCGTAAGGGTTCGACGGTCCGTTTTCCTCTCACCCACAAGGACCACAGCAGCCTCGGCCTCCTTCGGGATCTTCGCCAGCAGCTTCATGCCCCGGGTCACGTGATGCCCTTCGGGGGGGAAGGGGTGCATCGATTTCTTTTGAGTGCAGGAAACAGAGAGCGGTGGGACATTAGTTTGAACCCGCGACCGCTCTCAACCCTCGCAATATCGTGTCTCTCTCTGTAGGAACTCTCCAGGAACCCGACGAGAGCATGAGGGCTCAGCATCAGGACCGACAGTGCGTTACCGCGCACGTCCGATCACGTCAAGCGTCAGGAAGCTCGGCCGCTTGAGCCGGTTCTAACAGACACTAGTTGTACGCTGGAGCCTTGTGCTGCAAACGGTCAACTTATGAGCTTTGGACGATACAGACGATTGTACACCGTATTTTACACCATATTTTTACTAGGATTCTGTTTGTAACAGAGCAAAAGGGACCTGCGATTCCCCTCcgagccaacagatggcagtaaagagcacccaaatggAACGGGGAtgtgagagggggagggggggagccCTCCGTCCAACTCGCTCGTGTCTGCAGTTGCTGAGCGTTGCTTATCGACGGACACGTTTatggttgtttttattttcaggccTTATAAATTAGCTTTCGATTTAATGTATCTCACAGGGaaaagcaataataacaatcggacacaatttttttcttcattgtacctgtgtccaacacacacacacacacacacacacagggttggTGCAGATGGCAGGCAACTCACAAACAAGCTCACAAACACCTCTTTGTCCTGCTCCGGGGCCTTGGTGCCGCAGGCGTCCGCGTGCTCCTCGCCGACCAGAGGCACGTTCGTGTCGGCCACGTGGTTGTGGTTGCGGTGGAAGCTGCCCAGGCTGTGCACCGAGTGGTTGCGAGGGAAGAAGCCCTCCTTCTCATCATTGGGGTGGCTGGAGGACAAACACGTTCCAGTCGCGGTCACTTCCTGCGCCTGAGCCAAACTCACATTACTTCCATACACCAGAACCTGAGCTACTTCACCGGACTGAGtcactgggtggcacagcgagtagcgctgctgtcttacagcgcttgggtggtgtgagaggagatgggttcagtccctgctctgtctgtgtggagtttgcattggtttcttgtgggtgctctggtttcctcccacagtccaaagacatgctgttcaggtcccccctagtgtgtgagtgacagagagagagagagtgtgtgtgtgtcccactgatgtatggatgagtgacccattgtaagtagtgtatctagcagtgtaagtcactgtggtgaataaggtgtgtgggctggtaacacgtcattcattggaagttgctttggagaaaagcgtctgaaaaatgaataataatttatggGTTACTTTTCTGCAGGGCGTTTTACAATTTGAGGTTTGGACACTAGgctaattacactgatttatacatttatgttgctggttaattttactgcataTATTCAAGGTAAGcgtcttgatcaaggtactacaacaggagcaggAATTCGAACCGGGGTCCTTCCAATAGTAAGCTGGCATGGTGCTCTAAACGCTACGAACCCATTGGAGGTCGCTTcagagagaagcgtctgctaaataaatgtaatcatggGGCAGCTGGGGCCGCTGCCTTTGTTTTTCATCAGTGTCACTTCTGCAAGAAGGGCCCTTGATgcaggtactaaccctgaagtggcacagtaaaaattaccccgctgtacaaATAGataacggggggtgcggtggcacagcgggttggaccgggtcctgctctccggtgggtctggggttcgactcccgcttggggtgccttgcgatggactggcgtcccatcctgggtgtgtcccctccccctccggccttgtggcctgtgttgtcgggttaggctctggctccccgcaaccccatatgggacaagtggttcagatggtgtgtgtgtgtgtgtgtgtgtgtgtgtgtgtgtattgatctggtcttttctccaaggtcacttaaaatgttaggtttgtacagtaagctacttacaccgatttacccatgacccttacactggtttaccacgaccctgtttgggacaagtggctgcacacattgtgtgtgtgtgtgtgtgtgtgtgtgggtgtgtaatTGCATTAAATAGTGTGTGAAAGGAGAGTGTTTCCTGTACAGCGTGA from Scleropages formosus chromosome 12, fSclFor1.1, whole genome shotgun sequence harbors:
- the LOC108928770 gene encoding anion exchange protein 3-like isoform X1 — encoded protein: MATGGHATDTDVLMNLHQALAEEEKCAPDGPEEEDWEKALSVERFGDIMCDPPPPAGADKMGRSYSEKDFEYHRHTFLHTHHPLSAHLPPPTRLRKRPLSSERRRKRKRRKKKTSVPPSEVTPTIQEVDEEEAESDAEGRGQGAAPTQPTYGGLESTLGGEESVAPPLPPATFHVESECPPAAVEETAAGADPEEEDKEDKGPLEQQEEALKRFSGRPAPPGSTPRAWFRRRPLHRLAGGPQRASYDLRERICIGSMTSARAALYQKVPTDEAEAQMLASADLDDMKSHRFEDNPGVRRHLVKKSSRGQVARSSNSSPPRLLSTLRKRKKVDRKTHEVFVELNELIVDKNQEMRWKETARWIKFEEDVEEDTERWGKPHVASLTFRSLLELRRTISHGAVLLDLDQTGLPGIAHLVVETMIISDQIRAEDRTGVLRALLLKHSHPNDEKEGFFPRNHSVHSLGSFHRNHNHVADTNVPLVGEEHADACGTKAPEQDKEVFVSLFKSMHPFPPEGHHVTRGMKLLAKIPKEAEAAVVLVGCMESLEQPAMAFVRLGEAALLESVLEVPVPVRFLFLLLGPSQCNLDYHEIGRSFSTLMCDKNFHEVAYFADDRQDLLNGINEFLDCSIVLPPSDVEGKDLLKSVASFQKQMLRKRKERERRSVMSAAGSDTEAREASPDEQEDEEQEVDPLKRSGFPFGGLLHDIRRRYPRYASDIRDAMDSQCVAAVIFIYFAALSPTITFGGLLGEKTEGMMGVSELIVSTATLGVIFTLLAGQPLLIVGFSGPLLLFEEAFYKFCQAQGFEYLTGRIWIGFWLIVIVLVIVAAEGSFMVRYISPFTQEIFAFLISLIFICETFSKIIKVFQEHPLLRAYPPPGPPSALAFSNLSQADAHPEGPLHMQPNTALLSLVLMLGTFFVAYFLRKFRNSRFLGGKARRIIGDFGIPISILVSVFVDIFTPETYTQKLNVPSGFSVTSPDKRGWFISPFGDKQPFPVWMMVAAAVPALLVFILIFMETQITSLIVSKKERRLVKGSGFHLDLLLIVLLGALCPLFGLPWLTAATVRSVTHVNALTVMNKATAPGEKPMIQEVKEQRVTGTAVALLVGMSIVMKDVLRHIPLAVLFGIFLYMGVTSLTGIQLYERIMLMVTPAKHHPDHIYVTKVKTWRMNMFTVIQLLCIALLWVVKSTVASLAFPFVLIMTVPLRRLVLTRIFEERELKALDSDEESPNFDEGGRDEYNELHMNV
- the LOC108928770 gene encoding anion exchange protein 3-like isoform X2 → MATGGHATDTDVLMNLHQALAEEEKCAPDGPEEEDWEKALSVERFGDIMCDPPPPAGADKMGRSYSEKDFEYHRHTFLHTHHPLSAHLPPPTRLRKRPLSSERRRKRKRRKKKTSVPPSEVTPTIQEVDEEEAESDAEGRGQGAAPTQPTYGGLESTLGGEESVAPPLPPATFHVESECPPAAVEETAAGADPEEEDKEDKGPLEQQEEALKRFSGRPAPPGSTPRAWFRRRPLHRLAGGPQRASYDLRERICIGSMTSARAALYQKVPTDEAEAQMLASADLDDMKSHRFEDNPGVRRHLVKKSSRGQVARSSNSSPPRLLSTLRKRKKVDRKTHEVFVELNELIVDKNQEMRWKETARWIKFEEDVEEDTERWGKPHVASLTFRSLLELRRTISHGAVLLDLDQTGLPGIAHLVVETMIISDQIRAEDRTGVLRALLLKHSHPNDEKEGFFPRNHSVHSLGSFHRNHNHVADTNVPLVGEEHADACGTKAPEQDKEKSMHPFPPEGHHVTRGMKLLAKIPKEAEAAVVLVGCMESLEQPAMAFVRLGEAALLESVLEVPVPVRFLFLLLGPSQCNLDYHEIGRSFSTLMCDKNFHEVAYFADDRQDLLNGINEFLDCSIVLPPSDVEGKDLLKSVASFQKQMLRKRKERERRSVMSAAGSDTEAREASPDEQEDEEQEVDPLKRSGFPFGGLLHDIRRRYPRYASDIRDAMDSQCVAAVIFIYFAALSPTITFGGLLGEKTEGMMGVSELIVSTATLGVIFTLLAGQPLLIVGFSGPLLLFEEAFYKFCQAQGFEYLTGRIWIGFWLIVIVLVIVAAEGSFMVRYISPFTQEIFAFLISLIFICETFSKIIKVFQEHPLLRAYPPPGPPSALAFSNLSQADAHPEGPLHMQPNTALLSLVLMLGTFFVAYFLRKFRNSRFLGGKARRIIGDFGIPISILVSVFVDIFTPETYTQKLNVPSGFSVTSPDKRGWFISPFGDKQPFPVWMMVAAAVPALLVFILIFMETQITSLIVSKKERRLVKGSGFHLDLLLIVLLGALCPLFGLPWLTAATVRSVTHVNALTVMNKATAPGEKPMIQEVKEQRVTGTAVALLVGMSIVMKDVLRHIPLAVLFGIFLYMGVTSLTGIQLYERIMLMVTPAKHHPDHIYVTKVKTWRMNMFTVIQLLCIALLWVVKSTVASLAFPFVLIMTVPLRRLVLTRIFEERELKALDSDEESPNFDEGGRDEYNELHMNV